In Alphaproteobacteria bacterium, the following proteins share a genomic window:
- the rpsM gene encoding 30S ribosomal protein S13 has protein sequence VEGDLRREVQLNIKRLMDLGCYRGLRHRKGLPVRGQRTHTNARTRKGPAKPIAGKKK, from the coding sequence GTCGAGGGTGACCTGCGCCGCGAGGTGCAGCTCAACATCAAGCGTCTGATGGATCTCGGCTGCTATCGCGGTCTGCGTCACCGCAAAGGACTCCCGGTGCGCGGGCAGCGCACGCACACCAATGCCCGGACCCGCAAGGGTCCGGCCAAGCCGATTGCCGGCAAGAAGAAATAG